The nucleotide sequence CTTTCCCTTCTAAGAGCTTCAAATTTTATTATATCCCCAATTCTTGCAGAGAATGAATATAATTTTAGACCAGTACAATTTAAACCCAAACTTCTACCAGATTTGACAACCTGACAACTTCCGTAAGCTATATCACCAACATTTTCTTCTCCAAGAGGTTTCCTTTTGGCTTTCCCAATTAATTTAATATCATCTGGACTGTTTACATAAAGAGTAAGTGTGGAATAAAGCCGTACAATTCCTAAGATTTCCACTTTATCTCCAAGATCCAGATGAAACTTATATGGAAGATAAACCCTAATCTTTTCTTTTCCGTTCCATATCACTGTTGGCGTTCCGTTGTTTATAACTATCCCCTCAACCCTATAAGGAAAACCATCCTTTGGTTCTGTCAAAAAATTCCCTACTTCAAAGCTGAGAACGTAAAATGTATTCCCGTAAAACACACCTTCAGCATTCACTTCAACTCCTTTTTGGATGTTTAAGCATCTGTTAAGCTTCACTTTTTGAGGAATTAGGATGTAGCAGTTGTAATCCATCCAATAAACTCCAGATAAATTGGAAATAAGGAGCTCTTCAGCACTTCCATTTTCAATCTCTAGTGGATATAAAGCTCGCCTCTCTTTGTCAGTTAATTTTCCTTTGATAGCGTAAACTCTGCCCTCTGTTAAATTTCTGTAAATCATGACAGTTTCATACCCATTCGTAAGTATACTAAAATCACCTTTAGAGTAGACACAAAGACCAGTAAAGACTACTGTATCTCCCTTTTGAGCATTTTTAAGGCTTGTATACTCATCATGTCCAATAACATATACAGCACCCAGCATAATTAGAGAAGCCAATATTACTACCATAACATGTGTTTTTTGTTTAACCATGATAATAAGTAAATACATAACTTTAAAAAGTTTTTTCCAATAGTGGTGTTGACAGTAAGATTGGCAGTAACTTGAAGATGATTAACAGTGAGGCCCAATAAAGGTGAATACACAGCATTATTAATAAAGCAGAAAAATCAGAGTTGGAGCTTAATTCCAGACTCCGTTATTTCATAAGGCACCCAAGATAGAACGTGTTTGGTTCTCCTCATTCCATAGACTCTTAGATATCTCCTAAGAGTCATGTTTTCCTCTATTAACCTCATTTCAATTATACCATCAACTATTGCCTTAACCATCATCTCAACATGAGGCTTTTCGATTCCAGAATTCATTTCCAGCAACCAAACTTGCTTATTTCTGTGAGCAAGTTCTTTCAAATCCTCCAAAAATTTGTATATTTGCTTTTTATCTGTTTCAAAGAATATAGGAGTTAGAGAAGATATTACTCCAGTTATCATTGGGGGATTCTTTTCAGACAAAATCTTTAGGGTTACATCTTTTATAGCTTCAATGAGCTGAGTAGTGTCTGTAATGTCAGTGACAACATTTTCATCAAAAGAAAATCTTGGAGTACCCCTTAATCTGGCACTATAAGCATCAAGTACAAAAAAGTTTTCATTAAGATACGGCATAAAGTCCCATCCAAAGTCGAGAGCATTACTCATGAATTCGTATTTTGACACATCTACCAGAATACCAATTGTGGAATATCCCATAGTTAAATGTGTGTGAATAAACTGACTGATAAAAGTTGTTTTCCCCGATTTTGGGTCACCAATCAGCAAAACTACACTTCCCTTAGGGATGCCCCCCATTATAAGATCATCTATTATTCCTGTTGGTACTCTCTCTACACGTCTTTCAATTTCCTCTTCACGCGCTTCAAAGAGATTTTGGATCAAAGTAAGACACCTCTCGAGAAACTAGATTTAATAGATTTCTCCACTTGGGTAAACAACTATTCCATGGTTGGTTATTTCAAAGGGATATTTTCTCATTGAATGTTTCGTTTCACGCATTTTCCTAATGAGAAGATACCGTTTTAGCTCAATATTTTTCTCTTGAAGGTCAAGAATAACAACACCTCTTGCTATGTATTCCTCAATTCCATATCTGCTAATTCTTCCAGCAGTTGGATCAGGAGCTTCAGTTGTTAGAATCGTTGTAACACCCATCTCTAGGAGTATTGTATTTAATTTTAGAAGGACTTCTCTAATTTCTTTCTCTTCCTTAAGCCTAAAAGCTATTGATGGAATAGAGTCAATTACCAATCGTTTTGCGTTTATGTTCTTAACCACTCTATAAACATATCTTAGGAAATGGTCAATATTGAATTTATCCTCAAGGGCAAATCTTTCTTCTGATGGTAAACCCACACTCGAACTAACGCCATCAACAATAGCAATTAGTCCCTGCTCTTCATATTTCTTAAAATCCCATCCAAAAGAACGCATTTCTCTTCTAAGGTCTTTTGCTCTTTCTTCCAGAGTAACAAAAACGCCTGGTTCTCCGTATTCCTCTGCACCTTTGTATATGAACTGTGCTGCAAAAGTAGTTTTACCAGTACCCGTGCCACCTGTTACTAGAACAGTCGTATTTTCGGGAAATCCCCCCTCAATTAACTCGTCAAATCCAGGAATGCCACTTTTAACTCTTTTTACTATATAAGGTTCAGCCATCTTAATCACCTGATGATATTGATACTACAACATTCGGCTCTTATTAAGTTTATCTTTTCTCTACCTTAGTTATTCATGTACTATTTATTTTTGGACTATTGAGTAATATAAAATTTTTGGAGTGAAGTTT is from Thermococcus paralvinellae and encodes:
- a CDS encoding RAD55 family ATPase translates to MIQNLFEAREEEIERRVERVPTGIIDDLIMGGIPKGSVVLLIGDPKSGKTTFISQFIHTHLTMGYSTIGILVDVSKYEFMSNALDFGWDFMPYLNENFFVLDAYSARLRGTPRFSFDENVVTDITDTTQLIEAIKDVTLKILSEKNPPMITGVISSLTPIFFETDKKQIYKFLEDLKELAHRNKQVWLLEMNSGIEKPHVEMMVKAIVDGIIEMRLIEENMTLRRYLRVYGMRRTKHVLSWVPYEITESGIKLQL
- a CDS encoding ATPase domain-containing protein; this translates as MAEPYIVKRVKSGIPGFDELIEGGFPENTTVLVTGGTGTGKTTFAAQFIYKGAEEYGEPGVFVTLEERAKDLRREMRSFGWDFKKYEEQGLIAIVDGVSSSVGLPSEERFALEDKFNIDHFLRYVYRVVKNINAKRLVIDSIPSIAFRLKEEKEIREVLLKLNTILLEMGVTTILTTEAPDPTAGRISRYGIEEYIARGVVILDLQEKNIELKRYLLIRKMRETKHSMRKYPFEITNHGIVVYPSGEIY